The DNA window GAAAAatcaaaaatatatctaattaaaaagagataaacagggaaactatatttttacTAAAAGGTAACATAGGCAGTTAATTAACATCAATACTAAACACATATGCACTAGAAGGCATTGcctcttaaaggaaaagttaaatcaGTCACAGGAAGGAATAGACAGTAAAACTGTCTGTGGGGGAACTCAATTTGTGTCCTCAGACATAGCTatatttaactaaaaaaaaaaaacaaatagaaatgaaggaACTGAATAGAACTTTAGAATGTTAGATGTGATATACCTCTGGAAAATattgaatatgaagagaaaggaataaatccTTATCTCATATTTGCATGGCATGGCGGTTGGTTCTATTTGGCCCacctatatgccaataaaactggcAAATctaattaaatggataaatatttacaaaacatatAAATTTCCTTGATTAATAGAACAGGAAAGAAAGTACTTAAATAATCTTAGTTAgaagactatgacatcagggtgaggtcatgatttgcactgaattggatttaagtgagggaggactgtgaaaggtcaccatcctcactctctcctccagagccatctgggtccagtggcaagatatacatcaggatgactggagatggcccctggatattctaagtcaattggggttaagtgacttgcccagggtcacacagctagtaagtgtctgtcttcctgactccagtaagtttctgaggtcaaatttgaactcaggtcctcccaacttcaggaccagtgctctatgcactgtgccacctaattgccccattcTCCCAGAATATATTTACCTCCCAGGGAAAAAGTAATCAGGAAGTGGTGATTTAAGAGAAAGTGAAAATTGCTCACCTGAATCTTAGAGAGCCTTCTTTCTGAAAGGCAATGGCATTAAGTGAATCACCTTGAACTTAGCCCTGGGTGGGTCACAGACTGAATTCAGGAGGTAGAGGAAAACTGAACTTGCCAAGCTCTTCTGTGAGTttttcagaaagagaaaggaatcagATAAATAtaagctccaaagaaagaatgggtCTTTGCTCCTTACATAACAGATGAGTGCTTCTTTCCTGGATCCAAGAAATCTGCTTGAAGTCACCAGTCTTCCCTGCTCTACAACTCAGACATGATGCTGCCCTTTCTGGAGCCTGGAGTTCTGTCTTGcccctatttcatttttgtctcctctccctcccctttcctggtCCACAACTTCTCACGCCAATCTCCTGCTCATCTCCCTGCTTTTTCCTACTTCTCCATTACCTCTGGCTTCATGTTCCTCCTTCATTGCCTGGAGCAatctctttaatttcttccttcctttcagaaTGAAAAACATACTGATGCGAAGGAGTATTCCCAACACAGGAAGGATCCCAATTAGGGCTTTCTTCCAGGGAGAAGTCCTGGGGAAGAAGGGCTCTAATAGAGAGACCCACAGAGACCAGGTCAGATACACACCACACataagtcattttccttcctctatggttcctcccccacctctcccctAACTCTAATGGTTCTCCTAAAGCCTGGGAGCTGACCTGGTATGTTGATGGCTGACATATTCTCCTGACCCAGGAGGGTGTTGTAGATGAAGCAGGATACATTCTCCACAGAACTGTGTCGGACCACAATTGTTGCCTTCACATGGAAGAAACCATCTCCATCTTGGGCCTGGGTCTCAGAGAGGGAGGGTAACTTCCCTCCCTTATTGTCTCTGCACTGCACCTGGGGCTGTGGGAGCCATCTATCTGTTGTGGATGCCAGCAGTATCCCTCCATCCTCATACCCTGCcaagcagagatgaggagcagATCCTAGACCTGGAGAAGGAAGCCCATGGACCTGAGAGTCCTCAGGAGGAGAAATCACCTTGGCTGCAGGCTTAATAATCTTTCTTTATCAAAGAAAAGGCCTTGGAGAAAACTAGAAACGAGCTGAGACTGtactccattagactgtgagctcctggagaacagagaaagtcttttgcctttcttggtatccccaggaCTTTACActgtgcctggcaaatagtaggtacttccCAACTGCTAGTGGTCTAACTGACTGTGTTCCCAActaaacagaaaggaaaacaggaaCCTGTAACAGGGAAGGGATTTcccagagtcaagaggacctgagttcaaatctcaccttggacaccTGCTAACTATCTGggcaagaccctgggcaagtcatttaaccccaattgccttaaacatccaggaccatctccagtcatccttatcttgtcactggacccagatggctctggaggagtgatgttggtgaccttgcacagccctccctcacttaaatccaattcagtgcaagtcatgacatcaccctgatgtcatagctctcttcaagaacaaagaacaaacaacattggttttctaaattgttctctagCTCTTAAAACTTCAAGGAACTCAAATTGCCCATGGAATCCTGTGATGGTGACAAAGTGAAATTTTGTAAAGCACACTCTTACCTATGGATacagtgtgcgtgtgtgtgtgtattttatttatttttttcacattttaattttctttattattaaaaaaaacatatcctttttatttacttttttgactcTGTGCCTGTGCCTTCAACACCTTCACAACAATTTTCTGCTCCTCAATCAGGAAAGCATGCTTGATCCTGTCACAGACACATTTAGCACACATGGAGCCACCATAAGCCCTGCTGACATGCTTTTTGGTCTTTAATAGCCTCATAAGAACTTTAGGTCTCACTGCACAAACACCTCGAAGTCTTCCTGGGCACACACCACAGGCTGATTTTGGTGCTTTTTCAACTTTCTTAGTATAAAGGTAAACAATTTTGTTACCTGGAGTTCGTGACAGCCGAGTTTTGTTGGAAGCTGTGTTGTAGGACAACCTACGGTGATATGTCAGATGCTGAACCATTTTTAATTTCTGTCGAGTCTCTCACcggaagagagaagaggactgTGTGTCTATTTTAAACTGATACTTATTCACTAcagtttctttgtattcattcttCTAGCTGACCCTATTGGCCACAAAGCTTTACTAGctgtatctgagggcagatttgaactcagaaagatgaatcttcctgacttcaagcccagcactctatccattgtgccaccttgctgccccaagacAGAATGAGGGGAATACAAATTCATTTCTCCCAAGACCCCTGAACATTTATGTGGAAGATGACATAAAGTGGTGTGGGCAGTTGTAGTCACTACCTTGCAAACAGGCACCTCAGCTGTAGCtttctcactggactgaagcaaCAGTTAGTCCCCGAGTATTTGAgcagtcttttttattttgttttgttttgttttgtttttgcagggcaatgagggttaagtgacttgcccagggtcacacagctagtaagtgtcaagtgtctgaggccagatttgaactcaggtcctcttgaatccaggaccggtgctttatccactgtgccacctagctgccccctgagcagtcttttttcttggaagctttggacgtaggagccctgatgttgctatcctcttctgagggtgcacttcaatcttccttgtcactaaagaaactttctatggtcctcatctttctctgtctgctcatcttgcccacctatttcttgacttttaactccttaaagtggggtccTGCTTCTAGGCTGAACTagcccaagcttcaaggggtccaaggtgatatgatttaaggagtgtcaggttcttcactcacctagcctgtgctctggtctgtaaataaccccaagcctacttgctcttcaaccaggaaacaaaattttgtttcgcTGGGTTGATAGCGCCAACAAGGCTTTgtccctccctgacctgggcctgCTACACAAGATTTCTTCATGGCTCCCAGCAGCTGGAGTAGAACaactgaattctgcctcagctccagcagagacccctgtagtctcccccagCCAACTGCTTGACCCTCCtgaaaagtctttttcttttttttgtggagcaatgagggttaagtgacttgcccagggtcacacagctagtaagtgtcaaatgtctgaggctggatttgaactcagatcctcctgaatccaaggccactgctttatccactgtgccacctagctgcccctcactggcTCACTTTCATTAACTACCTAATGCAACCTGCCAGAGGCTGCTCACCTCAAAGACCTGCTGCAGGTATGGGTATGGCCTAGAGCAAGATTTTCACTCTCTCCCCAGGATTCTCTAAGGCCAGCAAGAGCTCACTGGAACCAGTGGAACCCTGACACTTTATAAGCCCTGAACCAAACGGGAGTCACTGATCCAGATGAAGTCTGACTTTCTAACTTTAAAGTCTATGGATTTAAAAGCTATGAAGTCAGTCTCTAAAGGCAGATATTCACTTTGTTCTACTTTATGGTCGGAACTGTGGCCTTAGCTCTATTCCTTTCACTTTGTCCATCTGTTTTTCACCATATCTTTGTTTGCAAAGAGGACTAGATGAGAGTGTGTGGATGGGTGCTgttgaaaacaacaacacaaaatcttgaactactgaaaaaaaaaatgtgattcacTGAAGTCATTGTGGATGAGAACATGGCTTCCCCTTAGCTGCAGGATGGCTGTCCTTCCACACAGtttctctcctgggtcagagcaGCAGAGTAGCTAGCTGGCTCCTGTTTCTGCTCCCTGCACAGGCCTTTCCCTTTCTGACCACTTTTGGCTCATGTATATAGCAGCAGGCCTCAGTTCAGTGCCTGTGTTGGAAGGCTTTTGTTCACCAGCCTAGTgacctccctgtctctctcctctttacaCCTTAAATATGATTAATGTACCTGAttctagatgatctttaaggatTCTTTCTCCTCATGGTCCTGGAATCCTATACTCTTATGCTAAGAAGAGTAAATGGAGAGAGAAGCCCACTGAGACATTTGAAGTCTTACTTTTCCTGACACAAGAAGAGTCCAGAGGAAGTTTTCCCTTCTTCTGCCATCATGTCCTACATGAAGAGCAAGGGAGACACAGGCTGATGGAGAAGGAACCTAAAACAATcaacttttaaagcatttaaaaaacaagtttattTGTAATACAAGAGATTACAGAGACAAAATTGGAGGGGAAGAGTGGCACCTACTGTCTGACTCCACTAAGAGGCCTGAGAATTGACAGGGAACAAGGATGGGGCTTGGTTTAAGGACTTAAGCACCCCAGCACCCCACCCTCAAGAACcagagggaaggcaggaaggcagagagaggaaaTTTCTCTAAGGCTCTGGACAGATGGTCACGGGAGCTTGGTCATATGACCAAAGCCTAATAAAAGGACAGAGGGCCccataaaaggaaattgaagtaaaATTATAGATATGGGACCCATCGTTCATATTGTAGAATGAGACATCTCCAGCATCATAGTCTACGAAAATGGCCAGCTTGTGAGGGGACTGTCTCAAGGAGAGGGAAGTTGGAGGGGAAGTGAGGGCCCAATATTCATCATCATATAGCCTGAGAGCCCAGAAGCCATTCTCAGGGGATACAGTGACCACGCCTTTCTTTTTCACATCATCTCTACAAACTCCCAAGTCCCAGTCAGCTCTGTTCCCAACCTCTACCTCCCAGTAATGTCTCCCTGAGGTGATCTTCTCTTGTCCCAGAACACAAGGCAGAGAGTCAAATCTATTAGTGGTGTCAGGGAAACTCTGGGGACTTTCTCCCCGGATAACACATCTCCACTCCTCAGATAAAATAAGATCTGGATGTGCTGTGTCTGGATCCAAAGTCACATGCACTGCAAAAAGAGCCATGAGGTTAATGCTGGATCAGTCCTGTGGCAGAGGATTAATTGGACTCCCATTTTATTGGAACCCTATCTTATTCCAATCAGTATGAATCAGTTTCATATGATTCCATATGGCTAGTAATTATAAGTTCTGATATTAGGCCTCAGAGCTGTAAGCTGCAGATTGTAACTTCACTTGTTTAATCATAAAGCACTAACTGAAGGCCCTcccacccttgtttttccttgctATGGTGACAAAACACAGCATGGCagaggtgactcaattacatggaaagccCCAGCTATTTTTGTAGCCCCTCCATCCCTTATCAACCCTCTATTGCCCAACATGGGGAGATGACCATGAGCACTTGACCAACAAAGGGCCCTGATTGCTGGCCTGGGGCTTGCTTTTCTACCAGCCCATGGATGTGCTCATCAGAACCTCCTGAAAGGTCAAGATAAGTCTGTTATTGTCTGCTCATTAACCTACTTGTCAACCAATgggattctgtattttgtgtagACCCTCCTGGAGGGTCAAGGGcaaggtctatcaaccaatgagattCTATATTTTTTGGCTACTCCACCTGCATTGTCTGGGTATCAAGCATTATAAAACCAAGGTCATGGAGGAAGGGGACATTTCAGATCATGAGAAAGATCTGAGGTCAACTTTATTAGAAGGGTCCGTGGACCTTTTAATAAAGtaccattggctcagagctctgcctcagtggttTTTCTTACATATTGGATAATTTTAAACAGTCCCAATGGTGTACAGGGCAGGAAGGCCCAGGGGCTTGCAAGGGGTCACTGAGATGTGCTTAATTCTAAGGGCAGTGGGGAACCAGCTCAGTCTGGAGGATTTCTGGTGATTCCCAGAAAGAGTTGCCTAATTCAATTTGGCCTTAATGGTCATAGAAGTATGACTTAGACTAATGAAGTATCCAGTGATAATGGACTCCTGTCCATGGATCTTGGGCAATTGTGATGAGGACCATCAGGTCTCTGGCTGCTCCTCCTTCACTGACACCTGTATGGAATTTGTTACACCTGTTCTATTACCCTCCCCAAAGAGTTACCCATGCTTTCATAATATTCCTGAGGGTTAGAAGTCTGGGAAAATGTACTGAGGAAGtgccctcttccctctctcattctctcctacTTCTGAAAGTCCCTCTATTTGCTTCAGAATAAGAATATCACCTCCTAACCCACTCAGAGGCAATAaaatctccatctctctctctctctcacatacacacacacacacacacacacatacaaccaaGAAAGGAACAAGGTTGCTCACCCACCAGAGCAACTGGGAgtgaaacttcaaagaaaaactcAAGTTATTTACCTGCCTGGAACTGTT is part of the Dromiciops gliroides isolate mDroGli1 chromosome 4, mDroGli1.pri, whole genome shotgun sequence genome and encodes:
- the LOC122725966 gene encoding 60S ribosomal protein L34-like, whose amino-acid sequence is MVQHLTYHRRLSYNTASNKTRLSRTPGNKIVYLYTKKVEKAPKSACGVCPGRLRGVCAVRPKVLMRLLKTKKHVSRAYGGSMCAKCVCDRIKHAFLIEEQKIVVKVLKAQAQSQKSK